A window of Colletes latitarsis isolate SP2378_abdomen chromosome 11, iyColLati1, whole genome shotgun sequence genomic DNA:
TTGATCATATTTAAACAGAAATTCATCGACTTCAATTTAATAGTCGCATTAGCACCAAAAGGAAGAATATATCAAACAAATTTGGCTCGAAAGAAATGGTAGTAGAGTATTCGTCCAGATGGTGATAAATTGTTCTGTCTCCAACAGCCTGAGTTGGCCTTGAATTGGAATTCAAGGTACCGTGGCtcgtttcaatatttttgaagatatttaTCTGCGAATGAACAAGTAAATTGATTTCGTGACGGTGTTTCGATAAAACGTACAAGTCCAGGGACCGCTGGTTACGTTTTAACGAAGATATGTAACAACAGAACAATTATTTGACTTGCCTGTTGTTCGGATATCGTAAGTTTTTTTGTTAAAACTATCCACATGACTGATTCGTTACAATCTGGAGTAGTTAAAGATCCATTGTAACGGTAATAAGTGGTATGATCCTTGggtaaaaaaagatagggaatcACCTTGGATTTCATCATTGCTGCATTTCCCTCTACCCATTTTGATACTAATCCCATCGATTTCATAATGGGCGTTAAGTCTAAGTTATCTTCCTGATTCAACTGGAATAAAATATTTCCTTCTCTAATAATACTCTCACTTTCTATTATACTGTCCTTAAAGTTGGaaaggaaattaattttatgaaaaatgaagTACTGGCCATTGTTCTTCACTCGAAACACCCATCTACTGGttagaattatttttttctgtgCTTCGCGTTTGTCCATCACTTTCCATTACACATTGCACCGATATTAACAACAAGATTAGAGTATTTCAGAGACAGTGTTCAAATGAAATGTATATGAAAGCCAATTATTTTTAAGAGAAAGCATACAATAATAAGGATAGATAGGTGAATACCTCAAATAATGTGGCGACGACAGCAACACCATTTTCATATTGTGATGCCTCGGACACATTGTCATATTTGTTATCATAATGCACGAAG
This region includes:
- the LOC143347320 gene encoding carbonic anhydrase 1, with translation MTSSFVILATIIGLHVVTASNEWAYWGVNGPKDWPGLCKTGSKQSPVNIVTEETVKADLGALKFIRYDFAFFGRIVNNGHSVQIELDGLPVYLKGGSLPSTYTLEQIHFHWPAEHTINGIRDALELHFVHYDNKYDNVSEASQYENGVAVVATLFELNQEDNLDLTPIMKSMGLVSKWVEGNAAMMKSKVIPYLFLPKDHTTYYRYNGSLTTPDCNESVMWIVLTKKLTISEQQINIFKNIETSHGTLNSNSRPTQAVGDRTIYHHLDEYSTTISFEPNLFDIFFLLVLMRLLN